From Arcobacter sp. CECT 8986, a single genomic window includes:
- a CDS encoding ectoine synthase, whose product MIVRDINKDIIGTPKEVHAQEGQWVSRRMLLKGDNMGFSFHETIIKANTKTHIHYQNHLEAVYCVAGNGKIEDLKTGIVHEIYDGVMYALNEHDDHNLYGGSEDMRLICVFNPPIKGTENHDENGVYPLED is encoded by the coding sequence ATGATAGTAAGAGATATAAACAAAGATATTATAGGTACACCAAAAGAAGTTCATGCACAAGAGGGTCAATGGGTTAGTAGAAGAATGCTTTTAAAAGGTGATAACATGGGATTTTCTTTTCATGAAACAATCATCAAAGCAAATACAAAAACACATATTCACTATCAAAACCATTTAGAAGCTGTTTATTGTGTAGCAGGAAATGGGAAAATAGAAGACCTTAAAACAGGAATTGTACATGAAATATATGATGGAGTTATGTATGCTTTAAATGAGCATGATGACCATAATTTATATGGTGGAAGTGAAGATATGAGACTTATATGTGTATTTAATCCTCCTATTAAAGGAACAGAAAACCACGATGAGAATGGTGTTTATCCCTTAGAAGACTAA
- a CDS encoding aspartate kinase, whose translation MKVCKFGGSSVKNSTQIKKIIEIVKRDDKRQVIVVSAPGRDETYDEKITDHLLNLATQGLHFLEHKIEVSVENSFEAIMSKYEKLCDDLQISKDNILDNLKNDLQNCKLQDDKKIAFFLSRGEHYNAKIIAKYMKKVGINIKLMLPEDFGFILSDCYTDGKVQEQTYANIKKHLVLKDNEKVIIPGFYGITKNKDIAVMSRGGSDLTGGELAYALDADIYENWTDTNGVYEVDPRVIPQADVIPRLTFKELRLLSSKGFNVFHFNAMLNCKKSKIPIRVRNTNNPTNKGTVILSERVPMEKLVGIAKLDNMASIHIQKAMLGEEVGFTAELLKIFGEFGINTYHYPTDKDDLAILVEQEDLKGNINNLRRAIDKRLKPDNIFITYSLSVITLVGIGLKEDSFTIVDALTALKENNIAFEMFDMSPSKISFHIGVAQNISDIALETLYEKLLTKDNCIC comes from the coding sequence ATGAAAGTATGTAAATTTGGTGGTAGTTCAGTAAAGAACTCCACCCAAATAAAGAAGATTATAGAGATAGTAAAAAGAGATGACAAAAGACAAGTTATAGTAGTTTCAGCACCAGGAAGAGATGAAACATATGATGAAAAAATAACAGACCATTTATTAAATTTAGCAACACAAGGTCTACACTTTTTAGAACATAAAATTGAAGTATCAGTAGAGAATAGTTTTGAAGCTATTATGTCAAAATATGAGAAATTATGTGATGATTTACAAATATCTAAAGATAATATTTTAGATAATTTGAAAAATGATTTACAAAACTGCAAACTTCAAGATGATAAAAAAATAGCCTTTTTCCTATCAAGAGGTGAACACTACAATGCAAAAATTATTGCAAAATATATGAAAAAAGTAGGTATAAACATAAAACTTATGTTGCCTGAGGATTTTGGATTTATATTAAGTGATTGTTATACAGATGGAAAAGTACAAGAGCAAACCTATGCAAATATCAAAAAACATTTAGTTTTAAAAGATAATGAAAAAGTAATAATTCCAGGTTTTTATGGAATTACAAAAAATAAAGATATTGCAGTTATGAGTAGAGGTGGTTCTGATTTAACTGGTGGTGAGTTAGCTTATGCACTTGATGCAGATATTTATGAAAACTGGACAGATACAAATGGTGTTTATGAAGTTGACCCAAGAGTAATACCACAAGCAGATGTAATTCCAAGACTTACTTTTAAAGAGTTAAGACTACTTAGTTCAAAAGGTTTTAACGTATTTCACTTTAACGCGATGCTAAATTGTAAAAAAAGTAAAATACCAATTAGAGTAAGAAATACAAATAACCCAACAAACAAAGGTACAGTAATATTAAGTGAAAGAGTTCCTATGGAAAAATTAGTAGGAATCGCAAAACTTGATAATATGGCATCAATTCATATTCAAAAAGCAATGCTAGGAGAAGAAGTTGGATTTACTGCTGAATTACTAAAAATTTTCGGAGAATTTGGAATAAACACTTATCATTATCCTACAGATAAGGATGATTTAGCTATATTAGTAGAGCAAGAAGATTTAAAAGGAAATATCAATAACTTAAGAAGAGCCATAGATAAGAGATTAAAGCCTGATAATATCTTTATTACTTACTCTTTATCTGTAATCACTCTTGTAGGAATTGGATTAAAAGAAGACTCTTTTACTATTGTAGATGCGCTTACAGCACTAAAAGAGAATAATATTGCATTTGAAATGTTTGATATGAGTCCTTCTAAAATTTCATTTCACATTGGAGTTGCTCAAAATATCTCTGATATAGCGTTGGAGACATTATATGAAAAGTTATTGACAAAAGATAATTGTATTTGTTAA
- a CDS encoding TPR end-of-group domain-containing protein, with protein MKKLLLLLVPLILFTSAYAKEIEKPSQEKINQRLDKLEKPLFTPFVENYILNDLKQLREDNKKLKVELYKRLAEKEVEISTNTINYATSTINNIFYIIAAASSLLVIIGLNSIRDVNQKIRTIVDEKVSKVIDDYEKRMSLIEKDLDKRSKQVLQNQKEIEKTNTIHSLWIRAAQETTPSGKIEIYDDILKIKPSDAEALTYKAEAALELDEANWALHLANQALNIDDDYPNAFYQKAKANAVLGYSDFAINDLEKALMLNEQYIEEIENEEEFDSLNDNKKYIALIKKYKQDSETNQ; from the coding sequence ATGAAAAAATTGCTACTACTTTTAGTACCACTAATACTATTTACTAGTGCTTATGCAAAAGAGATAGAGAAACCAAGTCAAGAGAAAATAAACCAAAGACTAGATAAATTAGAAAAACCCTTATTTACTCCATTTGTTGAAAATTATATTTTAAATGATTTAAAACAATTAAGAGAAGATAATAAAAAACTAAAAGTAGAGCTTTACAAAAGGCTAGCTGAAAAAGAAGTAGAAATCTCTACAAATACTATAAACTATGCTACTTCTACAATCAATAATATTTTTTATATTATTGCAGCTGCCTCTTCATTATTGGTGATTATTGGATTAAATTCAATAAGAGATGTAAATCAAAAGATTAGAACAATTGTTGATGAAAAAGTATCTAAAGTAATTGATGATTATGAAAAAAGAATGAGTTTAATAGAAAAAGACCTTGATAAACGTTCAAAACAAGTTCTACAAAACCAAAAAGAGATTGAAAAGACAAACACTATTCATTCATTATGGATAAGAGCTGCACAAGAGACAACTCCAAGTGGTAAAATTGAAATCTATGATGATATTTTGAAAATAAAACCATCAGATGCAGAAGCCTTAACTTACAAAGCAGAAGCAGCTCTTGAACTAGATGAAGCAAACTGGGCTTTACATTTAGCAAATCAAGCACTTAATATTGATGATGATTATCCAAATGCATTTTATCAAAAAGCAAAAGCAAATGCCGTATTAGGATATAGTGATTTTGCAATAAATGACCTTGAAAAAGCACTGATGTTAAATGAACAATATATCGAAGAAATAGAGAATGAAGAAGAATTTGATAGTTTAAATGACAATAAAAAATATATAGCATTGATTAAAAAGTATAAACAAGACAGCGAAACTAATCAATAA
- a CDS encoding flagellin, with amino-acid sequence MEISSNVSSYVNQYQTNNTLEKIATGLELNRASDNASSLAISDNLRTQASGYVQAISNTNSAIASTQIADRAMSEQSNILDNVKEKLLQASTDTTSQDGREALLNDVQNLLKGLDAIGSSTNYNGESLLQASSSDQSASQAQIYQTGIESSDTTDAQEVQSNTAGLGLSDLLSELPSDFSAQDARDYLTRVDDAIGTLNDYRSDLGSTQNQLASTGRNLLTQETQTSRAEAELSAANIARSLSDFNKQSVLSQAGAYTQSQFNITQQSVLRLLT; translated from the coding sequence ATGGAAATTTCAAGTAATGTATCTTCTTACGTAAATCAATACCAGACTAATAATACATTAGAAAAAATAGCAACTGGATTAGAATTAAATAGAGCATCAGATAATGCCTCTTCACTTGCGATTTCTGATAATTTAAGAACACAAGCAAGTGGTTATGTTCAAGCTATTTCAAACACAAATAGTGCAATTGCATCTACGCAAATTGCAGATAGAGCAATGTCTGAACAATCAAATATACTTGATAATGTAAAAGAGAAACTTCTTCAAGCTTCAACAGATACAACATCACAAGATGGAAGAGAAGCTTTATTAAATGATGTTCAAAATTTACTAAAAGGTTTAGATGCTATTGGTAGTTCTACAAACTACAATGGTGAATCACTTCTTCAAGCTTCTAGTTCTGATCAAAGTGCAAGCCAAGCACAAATCTATCAAACAGGAATAGAAAGTTCTGATACAACAGATGCACAAGAAGTTCAGTCAAATACTGCTGGATTAGGATTGAGTGATTTATTATCAGAATTACCATCTGATTTTTCAGCACAAGATGCAAGAGATTATTTAACTAGAGTTGATGATGCAATTGGAACACTAAATGATTATAGAAGTGATTTAGGTTCAACTCAAAATCAATTAGCAAGTACAGGTAGAAATCTACTTACTCAAGAGACACAAACTTCAAGAGCTGAAGCTGAGTTAAGTGCTGCAAATATAGCACGAAGTTTAAGTGATTTTAATAAACAAAGTGTTTTATCACAAGCTGGTGCATATACACAATCACAGTTTAATATTACACAACAGTCTGTACTAAGACTTTTAACTTAA
- a CDS encoding glycine zipper 2TM domain-containing protein produces MKKIIVLSALFTNLIFANSLQSNEFARVTHSEPIYKEVRVSQPVQECYEQEYRQKVYDDNYSYSNNNSIGLDTIVGVTAGAILGNQIGKGNGNTAAKIVGGLLGGKIANELRTNDSNSYHYETKYRTKCETKYEKVRTKRVITGYKNYFKYDGVKYSKVTKHPKKRIRIYKTIDF; encoded by the coding sequence ATGAAAAAAATCATTGTTTTAAGCGCACTATTTACAAATCTTATATTTGCAAATTCATTACAATCAAATGAGTTTGCAAGAGTAACACATAGTGAACCTATATATAAAGAAGTAAGAGTTAGTCAACCAGTTCAAGAGTGCTATGAGCAAGAGTATAGACAAAAAGTGTATGATGATAATTATTCATATTCAAATAATAATTCAATTGGATTAGATACTATTGTTGGAGTAACAGCTGGTGCAATTTTAGGTAATCAAATAGGAAAAGGTAATGGAAATACTGCTGCTAAAATAGTTGGTGGATTATTAGGTGGTAAAATAGCAAATGAATTAAGAACAAATGATTCAAATAGTTATCATTATGAGACAAAATATAGAACTAAATGTGAAACAAAATATGAAAAAGTAAGAACAAAAAGAGTAATAACAGGGTACAAAAACTATTTTAAATATGATGGAGTTAAATACTCAAAAGTTACAAAACATCCTAAAAAAAGAATAAGAATATATAAAACAATTGATTTTTAA
- a CDS encoding c-type cytochrome, with the protein MTTTKKIITTVAFFTATSLMAASNGETLFKACATCHGANAQKAALGKSEIIKGWDSKKIQDALHGYKNGTYGKAMKGVMKGQVARLSDEDIKVLADYISSIK; encoded by the coding sequence ATGACTACTACAAAAAAAATCATAACAACAGTTGCTTTTTTTACAGCAACATCTTTAATGGCTGCAAGTAATGGTGAAACTCTTTTCAAAGCTTGTGCTACATGTCATGGAGCAAATGCACAAAAAGCTGCTTTGGGTAAAAGTGAAATTATCAAAGGTTGGGATAGCAAAAAAATTCAAGATGCTTTACACGGTTACAAAAATGGAACTTATGGTAAAGCTATGAAGGGTGTAATGAAAGGACAAGTTGCTAGATTAAGTGATGAAGATATTAAAGTATTAGCTGATTATATCTCTTCAATAAAATAA
- a CDS encoding sensor histidine kinase, translating into MLEKQRIKLQEYSSDFIYRLKDLHINFDKYKYYPRDERYKSAIYDSSKKKIFSTLDSDDIKFNKIIYLTNDKIHYITQPESYYLGAKYIVIEIPEDKSWLDRLDNTLAFVNAVVFLFMLFIGYFLLNIVLKPMKQSMYVLDRFIKDTTHELNTPVSTIVTNIEMIKSYDLDDKLKNKINRIDIGAKTISNIYEDLTYLTLNNKIISKNEDINFSLLVEQRVDFFSTLAQAKKIDFILNIEDNVHINMDKKKLSKIIDNLLSNAIKYNKIKGMIKVTLKQGCLKIEDSGKGMSQEQLKKLFIRYKRFDNSVGGFGIGLSIVSLIAKEYKLKVDFTSKLNEGTKVKVKW; encoded by the coding sequence ATGCTTGAAAAGCAAAGAATAAAACTTCAAGAATATTCAAGTGATTTTATTTATAGATTAAAAGATTTGCATATTAACTTTGATAAATACAAATACTACCCAAGAGATGAACGATATAAATCAGCAATATATGATAGTTCTAAAAAAAAGATATTTTCTACTTTAGACTCAGATGATATAAAATTTAATAAAATCATCTATTTGACAAATGATAAAATTCATTATATTACTCAACCAGAATCTTACTATCTTGGTGCAAAATATATTGTAATTGAAATACCTGAAGATAAAAGTTGGTTAGATAGACTTGATAATACATTAGCTTTTGTAAATGCTGTGGTTTTTCTTTTTATGCTTTTTATAGGGTATTTTCTTTTAAATATAGTTTTAAAACCTATGAAGCAATCCATGTATGTTTTAGATAGATTTATAAAAGATACAACCCATGAGTTAAATACTCCTGTAAGTACTATTGTGACAAATATAGAGATGATTAAAAGTTATGATTTAGATGATAAACTAAAAAATAAGATAAATAGAATAGATATTGGAGCAAAAACTATTTCTAATATATATGAAGATTTAACATATCTTACTTTAAATAATAAAATTATCTCAAAAAATGAAGATATAAATTTCTCTTTATTAGTTGAGCAAAGAGTTGATTTCTTTAGTACTTTAGCTCAAGCTAAAAAAATAGATTTTATTTTAAATATTGAAGATAATGTACATATAAATATGGATAAGAAAAAACTATCAAAAATTATTGATAATCTCTTATCAAATGCAATAAAATATAATAAAATAAAAGGAATGATAAAAGTTACGTTGAAGCAAGGTTGCTTAAAGATTGAAGATAGTGGTAAAGGTATGAGTCAAGAACAACTTAAAAAACTTTTTATTAGATATAAAAGATTTGATAATAGTGTAGGGGGCTTTGGTATTGGTCTTAGTATTGTATCTTTAATAGCAAAAGAGTATAAACTAAAAGTTGATTTTACTTCTAAATTAAATGAAGGAACAAAGGTAAAAGTAAAATGGTAA
- a CDS encoding response regulator transcription factor, producing the protein MERQLLLLEDDITLSDTIIEYFEENNFKVDSAYDGEEALSKVYEKNYDLLLLDVNVPLLNGFEVLKDIRKNQDKTPAIFITSLNSMQSLEEGFDSGCDDYIRKPFELKELFLRVKTILKREYSNKEEIIKIDDNIVFDMSSYLLKKDDNVVNLNKKELKLLKLFLLNPNELLNHERIFDYVWDYEEEPSDTSLRTYIKNLRKIIGKDKIVSLKRLGYRFNS; encoded by the coding sequence ATGGAACGGCAACTACTTTTATTAGAAGATGATATAACTTTAAGCGATACAATAATTGAGTATTTTGAAGAGAATAATTTTAAAGTAGATAGTGCATATGATGGAGAAGAAGCACTAAGTAAAGTGTATGAAAAAAACTATGATTTACTACTTTTAGATGTAAATGTTCCTTTATTGAATGGATTTGAAGTATTAAAAGATATAAGAAAAAATCAAGATAAAACACCTGCTATTTTTATCACATCATTAAACTCTATGCAATCTTTAGAAGAGGGCTTTGATAGTGGTTGTGATGACTATATAAGAAAACCTTTTGAATTAAAAGAACTATTTTTAAGAGTAAAAACAATTTTAAAAAGAGAGTACTCTAATAAAGAAGAGATTATAAAAATTGATGATAACATTGTATTTGATATGTCTTCTTACTTACTAAAAAAAGATGATAATGTTGTAAACTTAAACAAAAAAGAGTTAAAACTATTAAAACTTTTTTTATTAAATCCAAATGAGTTATTAAATCATGAAAGAATTTTTGATTATGTTTGGGATTATGAAGAAGAGCCAAGTGATACTTCACTTAGAACATATATAAAAAATCTTAGAAAAATTATAGGAAAAGATAAAATTGTTAGCCTTAAGAGACTTGGATATAGATTTAATTCGTAG
- a CDS encoding DUF1104 domain-containing protein, which yields MVKVIFVILIFFSSVFAKTDFSEMSTQELIAIMGYVKPHEQRNFNQELKSRIPTMSEKEKKAYKNNKKRMNR from the coding sequence ATGGTAAAAGTAATATTTGTTATATTGATATTTTTTTCTTCTGTTTTTGCAAAAACTGATTTTTCAGAAATGAGTACACAAGAGCTTATTGCAATTATGGGTTATGTAAAACCACACGAGCAAAGAAACTTTAATCAAGAGTTAAAAAGCAGAATTCCTACTATGAGTGAAAAAGAAAAAAAAGCTTATAAAAACAATAAAAAAAGAATGAATAGATAA
- a CDS encoding winged helix-turn-helix domain-containing protein, whose protein sequence is MNALKHMKILYVNDRNSDEEYGVSELQDYCNNIIVSNNSINAIEIYKQEKPEIVIYSVSFPKIKEEEFIQKIKSINEKAQVIITTENIDKQKLYNAINFHLIKYLAYPFNMNSMLDSLKDCIKSIDSNTSNIIELSDSLTYDRFNRTLLKNGELVSLSAKETNFFDTLIKNKDRAVSYEEFNQIIWQGEMTKDALRSIVKDLRRKIDKSIIKNVSGIGYRVDL, encoded by the coding sequence ATGAATGCATTAAAACATATGAAAATTCTATACGTAAATGATAGAAATAGTGATGAGGAATATGGTGTTTCTGAACTACAGGACTATTGTAATAATATTATTGTCTCAAATAATAGTATAAACGCAATAGAAATTTACAAACAAGAGAAACCAGAGATAGTTATATACAGCGTATCTTTTCCAAAGATAAAAGAAGAAGAGTTTATCCAAAAGATAAAAAGTATAAATGAAAAAGCACAAGTAATAATAACAACAGAAAACATTGACAAACAAAAACTTTACAATGCTATAAACTTTCATTTAATAAAATATCTAGCATATCCATTTAATATGAACTCAATGTTAGATTCTTTAAAAGATTGTATAAAAAGTATCGATTCAAACACATCAAATATCATTGAATTATCGGATAGTTTAACATATGACAGATTTAATAGAACACTACTTAAAAATGGTGAATTAGTATCTTTATCTGCTAAAGAGACAAACTTCTTTGATACTCTAATCAAAAACAAAGATAGAGCAGTTAGTTATGAAGAGTTTAATCAAATAATTTGGCAAGGTGAGATGACTAAAGATGCATTAAGATCAATAGTAAAAGACTTAAGAAGAAAAATTGATAAATCAATTATCAAAAATGTATCAGGTATTGGATATAGAGTAGATTTATAA
- a CDS encoding cache domain-containing protein codes for MTKQLSKVIFYLILIVSLFSIIIMKIFDFSYEYKLYKENEHSVREEYLEKQKSNLKIEIDKAISLIEYNYDKKEEFLNKSLKQRTYEGYNLALNLYNKYKDTKSKKEILQLIESSLSSMKFYDGYGYYFLLDFNGKIIFHGANSKYNNSYKLKNYKDNNGKIILNEILNVATNKKEGFVSWGFISPISNKEEDKKGYVKVLEPFNMVLVSADYMSRMEEELKKEAIDRIRNLSTFENGYVFLLNYDGTILANRYRLDSEGKSYTKLDSIYEKSILKSILKSIKNKDEEFLTYKWHRQDSKEKIEKLTYIKKFEKWHWIIGTGVYLDKMEALIKKQKELLETKALYKLGYSLLVFFILFAFIVILTKKIFKDLDSSFLLFVDFFKNANTNNETINTDKINFLEFKELANQANKMIQTKIQNEKELENKNKEVLINLSLLNEYKKAVDVSAIVSKTDSKGIITFANEKFCKISGYSRKELLGAKHNLVKHPDTKKEVYKDLWKTILDKRVWKGVLKNRAKDGSAYYVKSTIVPILDVDGAISEFIAIRYDISDLISQEKRIRLQTTDLLTGLSNRQKLLEDLDSCQHLILSVFNIQRFKEINEYYGFEVGDKLLIEVAKLLNSMVHQNYLNLYKLQGDEFAILLTSNDMNLQEFKTLCQKIINDVKKFEFTIDNNKLEVDFIAGISSERNYFINAEMAKNHAKLENKEIIVFDENRGIKNSLIENVTWTKKLKEAIEDDRLVVFAQPIVSNKNNKVEKYECLVRMIDSDGTVISPFHFLHVAKKAKLYNKLTQIMINKSFKYFSDKDAEFSINLTIEDILYRPTVQLLEDNLAKYKAISQRVILEIVEEEGIENYQEISDFIEKMKSLGCKIAIDDFGTGYSNFEYLMKLNVDIVKIDGSMIRYINQDLNAKIVTELIVSFTKKLNIKTVAEYVHSKEIHEIIKDMGIDYSQGFYLGEPEHIE; via the coding sequence ATGACAAAACAACTATCAAAAGTCATATTTTATTTAATATTAATTGTGTCACTTTTTTCTATTATAATTATGAAAATCTTCGATTTTTCTTATGAATATAAGCTTTATAAAGAAAATGAACACTCAGTAAGAGAAGAGTATTTAGAAAAACAAAAATCAAATCTAAAAATAGAAATAGATAAAGCTATTTCATTAATAGAGTACAATTATGATAAAAAAGAAGAGTTTTTAAATAAAAGTTTAAAACAAAGAACATACGAAGGTTATAATCTTGCTTTAAATCTTTATAATAAATACAAAGATACAAAATCAAAAAAAGAGATTTTACAACTTATAGAAAGTTCTTTAAGTAGTATGAAGTTTTATGATGGATATGGATATTACTTTTTATTAGATTTTAATGGAAAGATTATTTTTCATGGTGCAAATAGTAAATACAATAATAGCTATAAATTAAAAAACTATAAAGATAATAATGGAAAGATTATCTTAAATGAGATTTTAAATGTAGCAACTAATAAAAAAGAGGGTTTTGTTAGTTGGGGATTTATCTCTCCTATTTCAAATAAAGAAGAAGATAAAAAAGGTTATGTAAAAGTATTAGAGCCTTTTAATATGGTTTTAGTATCTGCTGATTATATGTCTAGAATGGAAGAAGAGCTAAAAAAAGAGGCAATCGATAGAATAAGAAATCTTTCAACTTTTGAAAATGGGTATGTTTTTTTACTAAATTATGATGGAACAATTTTAGCAAATAGATATAGACTTGATTCTGAGGGGAAAAGTTATACAAAACTTGATTCTATTTATGAAAAAAGTATTTTAAAAAGTATTTTAAAAAGTATAAAAAATAAAGATGAAGAGTTCTTAACTTATAAATGGCATAGACAAGATTCAAAAGAGAAAATCGAAAAACTTACATATATTAAAAAATTTGAAAAATGGCACTGGATAATAGGAACAGGTGTATATCTTGATAAAATGGAAGCTTTAATAAAAAAACAAAAAGAGTTACTAGAGACAAAAGCACTTTATAAACTTGGATATTCTTTACTTGTATTTTTTATATTATTTGCTTTTATTGTGATTTTGACAAAGAAAATTTTTAAAGATTTAGATAGCTCTTTTTTATTGTTTGTAGATTTCTTCAAAAATGCAAATACAAATAATGAGACTATTAATACTGATAAAATAAACTTCTTAGAGTTTAAAGAGTTAGCAAATCAAGCTAATAAAATGATACAAACAAAAATACAAAATGAAAAAGAGTTAGAAAATAAAAATAAAGAAGTTCTTATCAATTTGTCTTTGTTAAATGAGTATAAAAAAGCAGTTGATGTAAGTGCAATTGTATCTAAGACAGATTCAAAAGGAATAATTACTTTTGCAAATGAGAAGTTTTGTAAAATCTCAGGATATAGTAGAAAAGAACTACTAGGAGCAAAACACAATCTTGTAAAACATCCAGATACTAAAAAAGAAGTTTATAAAGATTTATGGAAGACAATACTTGATAAAAGAGTTTGGAAAGGTGTACTTAAAAATAGAGCAAAAGATGGAAGTGCATATTATGTAAAATCTACAATTGTTCCTATTTTAGATGTAGATGGTGCTATTAGTGAGTTTATTGCAATTAGATATGATATTAGTGATTTGATAAGTCAAGAAAAAAGAATAAGACTTCAAACAACAGATTTATTGACAGGGCTAAGCAATAGACAAAAACTACTTGAAGATTTAGACTCTTGTCAACATTTAATATTGTCTGTATTTAATATTCAAAGATTTAAAGAGATAAATGAATACTATGGATTTGAAGTAGGTGATAAGTTATTAATAGAAGTGGCAAAACTGTTAAATAGTATGGTTCATCAAAACTATCTAAATTTATATAAACTTCAAGGTGATGAGTTTGCAATACTTCTAACAAGTAATGATATGAATCTGCAAGAGTTCAAAACTTTATGTCAAAAAATTATAAATGATGTTAAAAAATTTGAGTTTACTATTGATAATAATAAGCTTGAAGTAGATTTTATTGCTGGTATCTCTTCTGAAAGAAACTACTTTATTAATGCAGAAATGGCAAAAAATCATGCAAAACTAGAGAATAAAGAGATTATTGTTTTTGATGAAAATAGAGGTATAAAAAATAGTCTAATAGAAAATGTAACTTGGACAAAAAAATTAAAAGAAGCAATAGAAGATGATAGATTGGTAGTATTTGCTCAACCAATAGTATCAAATAAAAATAATAAAGTTGAAAAATATGAGTGTTTAGTAAGAATGATAGATTCAGATGGAACTGTTATATCACCATTTCACTTTTTACATGTTGCTAAAAAAGCGAAGTTATATAATAAATTAACTCAAATAATGATAAATAAATCATTTAAATATTTTAGTGATAAAGATGCAGAATTTTCTATAAATTTAACAATTGAAGATATTTTATATAGACCAACAGTTCAACTATTAGAAGATAATTTAGCTAAATATAAAGCAATATCTCAAAGGGTTATTTTAGAAATAGTAGAAGAAGAGGGTATAGAAAATTATCAAGAGATAAGTGATTTTATAGAGAAAATGAAAAGTTTAGGTTGTAAAATTGCTATTGATGATTTTGGTACTGGATATTCAAACTTTGAATACCTAATGAAATTAAATGTAGATATTGTAAAAATTGATGGTTCTATGATTAGATATATAAATCAAGATTTAAATGCAAAAATAGTTACAGAATTGATTGTCTCTTTTACAAAAAAACTAAATATAAAAACAGTTGCTGAGTATGTTCACTCAAAAGAGATTCATGAGATTATAAAAGATATGGGAATAGATTATTCTCAAGGTTTTTATCTAGGAGAGCCAGAACATATAGAGTAG